One Fusarium poae strain DAOMC 252244 chromosome 4, whole genome shotgun sequence DNA window includes the following coding sequences:
- a CDS encoding hypothetical protein (TransMembrane:13 (o428-445i584-607o627-644i651-669o675-700i712-732o744-763i812-835o847-870i877-896o908-926i938-957o969-990i)) — translation MRYVPSAQDARRGFGPIKERSSWTPKAITPKVSNDDVDLSSGTDTIATQQSPGEMISTDTSNDVLQLPDNMNTHAIFALPDTDVEDDSVIQSLPDLPSEGIDSLILPEFDEEVSFNTTQLILFPTPSFNLLSIFPSFSFTNPAEPAPSIGSDDVQAMTFHSTVLAPMKSTRKAALSSHSIFLNFAVQNPMALHFLLAFSHSELAIHHGFSDRPPLESHLHFQHGSQLLNQALVDLTPTDHIAMMLSFLYLYMFWMRRDPFDVPKLRELSSSILAYVTTFSLDEMCANSTNSGGTSEPVTLSRILTYIYDRDVFCGFFGCGEKFAGYVTEKHDTRQRIWQLSRMPILSEEQTGAWLRPELPGTSIRKTVDVYFSLITVQYEINQYSQGSDPESLGKSLEIKRKLDKIKEEHSFLFATSRPYPGQSTKPPLMALVTVTIFYALQIYLHRSRNTVFGQTPVPQDIDTALKELVAAAYQTIATGPVQLLERFQWALLIAGMETHDPVHRDWISANISDPVIKSVLNIVLSAKGRSDEGVSMEAVRDLMHQDTKEPSPSCEMDDRNDGTVDTLSLEDEKKLVRKIDLRLMPLLIISYGLQYLDKTSLAYSAILGLREDLELVGQQFSWASSVFYIGYLVASYPISLGFVKFPLGKYLSVLMFIWGIVLTLHSVAHNFASLMVLRFFLGVFESAISPGFSLITGMWYTPSEHVSRHSFWFAGNASASMVGAMIAYGILGYTGPVSQWKMLFLIFGLITIAWSILTFFMLPDSPSTAKFLTTSEREFASLRPKKFQRTTQTKKWDRGQFIETMKDIKSWWFFIFSFVICVPNGGTTSFSTIVIKSFGYDEHQTILMGLPASAFQLTTVILVAVFTTYVRKSRHIALVLTYIMAIAGILMIKFLPNTEKLSRLAGFWLIMAVAPAFPLMLSLSASNIAGFTKKSTVMAMIFLGYCAGNLAGPQFFISTEAPNYHTAYTTILACFAITIALVVGIYLYLNLENRRRDQEQGVKRDPEESRRVDLSADGTLLQVDETDMENRSFRYIFIQKPAIVQSLTRHEEGLDHGSVAETQTLMVDIIDDW, via the exons ATGAGATACGTCCCCAGTGCGCAAGATGC AAGACGCGGCTTTGGGCCTATCAAGGAGCGGTCGAGTTGGACACCAAAGGCTATTACTCCAAAAGTGTCCAATGACGACGTTGATCTTTCGTCTGGTACCGATACTATAGCTACTCAACAGTCACCAGGAGAGATGATTTCGACAGATACATCAAATGATGTCTTGCAGCTACCAGACAACATGAATACACACGCGATATTTGCTCTGCCAGATACAGACGTGGAAGATGATTCAGTCATCCAGAGCCTTCCAGATTTACCATCAGAAGGTATCGATTCACTCATTTTGCCCGAGTTTGATGAAGAGGTCTCTTTCAATACTACGCAGCTCATCCTCTTCCCAACTCCATCTTTCAACCTTCTCTCCATCTTCCCGTCATTTTCCTTTACAAACCCAGCCGAGCCAGCACCATCCATCGGCAGCGACGATGTACAAGCTATGACATTCCACTCCACCGTCCTTGCGCCCATGAAGTCCACTCGCAAAGCGGCACTATCATCACACTCCATCTTTCTCAACTTTGCCGTCCAAAATCCCATGGCGCTACATTTTCTCCTTGCCTTTTCACACAGCGAATTGGCTATCCATCACGGCTTCAGTGACAGGCCACCTCTCGAGTCGCATCTTCACTTTCAACACGGATCGCAGCTACTCAACCAGGCGCTTGTGGACTTGACACCAACTGACCACATCGCCATGATGCTTTCGTTCTTGTATCTATACATGTTCTGGATGAGAAGAGATCCATTTGATGTTCCGAAACTACGCGAGCTGAGCAGCTCCATTTTGGCTTATGTTACAACCTTCTCACTCGACGAGATGTGTGCCAATTCAACAAATAGTGGTGGCACGTCAGAACCTGTGACATTGTCACGAATATTGACGTACATCTATGACAGAGACGTGTTTTGTGGCTTCTTTGGCTGTGGAGAGAAGTTTGCAGGCTACGTTACCGAAAAGCATGATACGAGGCAACGGATATGGCAGTTGTCGCGAATGCCAATCTTATCAGAGGAACAGACGGGGGCATGGCTTAGACCTGAACTACCGGGAACGAGTATAAGGAAAACTGTGGATGTTTATTTTAGTTTAATCACTGTTCAGTATGAGATCAATCAGTATAGCCAAGGTAGTGATCCAGAATCATTGGGTAAAAGCTTGgagataaaaagaaaattggACAAGATAAAAGAG GAGCACAGCTTTCTCTTTGCGACATCCAGACCATATCCCGGGCAATCTACAAAACCACCTTTGATGGCCCTTGTAACAGTCACCATCTTTTACGCCCTACAGATCTATCTCCATCGCAGTCGTAATACCGTATTTGGACAAACGCCAGTACCGCAAGATATAGACACAGCTTTGAAGGAGTTGGTGGCTGCAGCATATCAGACTATCGCTACTGGACCAGTGCAATTACTCGAGAGATTCCAATGGGCACTTCTGATTGCGGGAATGGAAACACATGACCCTGTGCACCGAGATTGGATTTCGGCGAATATTTCAGACCCCGTTATCAAGAGTGTCTTGAATATTGTGTTGTCGGCTAAGGGACGGTCGGATGAGGGCGTCTCGATGGAGGCGGTTAGAGACTTG ATGCACCAAGACACAAAGGAGCCCTCGCCTTCTTGCGAGATGGACGATAGAAATGACGGGACTGTTGATACCTTGTCTTTAGAAGACGAGAAGAAACTGGTTCGCAAGATTGATCTTCG TCTCATGCCATTGCTCATCATCAGCTATGGTTTGCAGTACCTCGATA AAACCAGTCTAGCATACAGTGCTATTCTAGGACTCAGAGAAGATTTG GAACTTGTTGGGCAACAATTCAGTTGGGCCTCCAGTGTCTTTTACATCGGCTACCTCGTCGCTTCATACCCCATCTCCCTCGGATTCGTCAAGTTCCCTCTTGGAAAATATCTTAGTGTTCTCAT GTTCATCTGGGGTATCGTCCTAACTCTTCACTCGGTCGCACACAACTTCGCTAGTCTTATGGTCCTTCGATTCTTCCTCGGTGTTTTCGAAAGTGCCATCAGTCCCGGTTTCTCCCTCATTACCGGCATGTGGTACACTCCTAGCGAGCACGTTTCTCGACACTCTTTCTGGTTCGCTGGTAATGCTTCGGCCAGCATGGTAGGCGCTATGATTGCCTATGGTATTTTAGGGTACACTGGACCAGTTTCCCAGTGGAAG AtgctcttcctcatctttgGTCTCATCACAATCGCATGGTCCATTCTCACATTCTTCATGCTGCCCGACTCACCCTCAACTGCCAAGTTCCTGACCACTTCCGAAAGAGAATTCGCTTCTCTTCGACCCAAGAAGTTCCAGCGAACAACACAGACCAAGAAATGGGATCGAGGTCAATTTATCGAGACTATGAAGGACATCAAGTCTTGGTGGTTCTTCATCTTTTCCTTCGTTATCTGTGTTCCTAACGGAGGAACCACTAGC TTCAGCACTATTGTTATCAAGAGCTTCGGCTACGACGAACACCAGACTATTCTGATGGGTCTTCCTGCATCCGCCTTCCAACTCACCACTGTTATCTTGGTAGCCGTCTTTACAACCTATGTCCGCAAGTCGCGCCACATAGCCCTCGTTTTGACATACATCATGGCCATCGCCGGTATCCTCATGATCAAGTTCCTTCCAAACACCGAGAAACTTTCCCGTCTGGCAGGTTTCTGGCTCATTATGGCTGTCGCCCCGGCATTCCCACTCATGCTATCGCTCTCAGCTAGTAACATTGCCGGCTTCACCAAGAAGTCTACTGTCATGGCCATGATATTCCTTGGCTACTGTGCAGGAAACTTGGCCGGACCTCAATTCTTCATCAGTACCGAAGCGCCCAATTATCAT ACGGCGTATACGACCATTTTGGCATGCTTCGCAATTACGATTGCGCTTGTTGTCGGGATTTACTTGTACTTGAACTTGGAGAATCGTCGTCGAGACCAGGAGCAAGGAGTGAAGAGGGATCCAGAGGAGTCTCGACGCGTGGATCTTAGCGCTGATGGCACACTTCTCCAAGTGGATGAGACTGATATGGAGAACAGGAGCTTCAGATATATCTT TATTCAGAAACCTGCTATAGTTCAAAGTTTAACGCGTCACGAAGAAGGACTTGACCACGGCTCCGTTGCGGAAACGCAAACTCTTATGGTTGATATCATTGATGACTGGTGA
- a CDS encoding hypothetical protein (TransMembrane:7 (o13-31i43-65o92-116i128-151o178-197i209-229o249-267i)) produces the protein MAPGASDLLIMEWTLISLSTLVIAARIWLRLGLQKQRLLGSDVWMTSAWAMGIITASFCITYVHMGVMEDGIDPGLEAFKASEERKELIRKILWISTLPFVSSYYLCKAALLCVYHQVIPRFMTKRRTFLWATVGYVTASYVVTLILLFTICTPVSRWWTSDADRRCERDPVLGAFRAIWALNFSSDVFIFVLPWLIVPDLMIKGWLRVGVYFTFLLGLINMTLSIVRYTKVYAGGEVSLVTLHFWNSLDLYIGLVIACLPALRPYFKYAADSRAFSYMKSKTGTRGGSQYTGNATTASSHAVKLSQVHQPKGSFDVSTDRVSQLSLVHTRPEDEERY, from the exons ATGGCTCCAGGCGCTTCAGACCTCCTT ATCATGGAATGGACTCTCATTTCCTTGTCGACGTTAGTCATTGCCGCCCGTATCTGGCTACGATTAGGCCTTCAAAAACAGCGTCTGCTTGGAAGTGATGTGTGGATGACGAGTGCGTGGGCGATGGGTATCATCACTGCCTCGTTTTGCATCACCTATGTCCATATGGGTGTCATGGAAGATGGCATAGATCCGGGTTTGGAGGCGTTTAAGGCAtcagaagaaagaaaggagtTGATTCGCAAG ATACTCTGGATAAGCACTCTTCCTTTTGTGTCGTCGTATTATCTGTGCAAAGCTGCTCTGCTTTGTGTCTATCATCAGGTAATTCCAAGGTTTATGACGAAGCGAAGGACTTTTCTCTGGGCGACTGTGGGTTACGTTACAGCCTCATACGTTGTCACCCTTATTCTTTTGTTCACGATATGCACTCCTGTCAGCCGTTGGTG GACATCTGATGCTGACCGCCGATGCGAAAGAGATCCAGTCCTGGGAGCTTTTAGAGCCATTTGGGCCCTCAACTTCTCCAGCGATGTTTTCA TATTTGTGCTCCCTTGGCTAATTGTCCCTGATCTCATGATCAAGGGATGGCTTCGCGTTGGAGTGTATTTTACCTTCCTCTTGGGCCTGATCAACATGACTCTAAGCATTGTCCGCTACACCAAAGTCTACGCTGGTGGTGAAGTATCATTAGTCACGTTGC ACTTTTGGAATTCGCTTGATTTGTACATTGGTCTTGTCATCGCCTGCCTACCTGCGTTGAGGCCCTACTTCAAGTACGCAGCCGATTCACGCGCTTTCAGCTATATGAAAAGCAAAACAGGTACTCGCGGAGGTAGTCAGTACACAGGGAATGCTACCACTGCGTCGTCTCATGCTGTCAAGCTTTCGCAAGTTCATCAGCCCAAGGGATCTTTTGACGTATCGACAGATCGTGTGTCGCAATTATCCTTAGTCCATACAAGGCctgaggatgaagagagatACTAG